The following are encoded in a window of Bacillus xiapuensis genomic DNA:
- a CDS encoding tryptophan transporter, with amino-acid sequence MNTKSLVSLSLLVGMGAVLHAVVPGLFLGMKPDMMLTMMFLGILLFASFQNALLVGFATGVISGLTTAFPGGLIPNLIEKPITALIFYGLVLITFKRTNNVAGAAILTAVGTIVSGVIFLISALLIFGLPGPFSALFVTVVLPAAAINAIVMAILYPIAHPLLKRARSTEQAQ; translated from the coding sequence ATGAATACGAAATCACTTGTTAGCCTTTCACTGCTAGTAGGTATGGGCGCCGTGCTTCATGCGGTCGTGCCGGGATTGTTTCTTGGCATGAAGCCCGATATGATGCTAACGATGATGTTTTTGGGAATTTTATTATTCGCAAGCTTTCAAAATGCACTGTTAGTCGGCTTCGCCACCGGGGTGATCTCAGGTTTGACGACGGCTTTTCCAGGCGGGTTGATTCCAAACCTAATTGAAAAGCCCATTACAGCGCTTATCTTTTACGGATTGGTTCTCATCACTTTTAAACGGACAAACAATGTGGCTGGAGCTGCCATCTTGACCGCTGTCGGCACCATTGTATCCGGAGTGATATTCCTCATATCTGCGCTTTTAATTTTCGGACTTCCCGGCCCTTTCAGCGCGTTATTTGTGACGGTCGTGCTTCCGGCAGCTGCCATTAACGCTATTGTAATGGCGATCCTTTACCCAATCGCCCATCCCCTGCTGAAGCGGGCGAGATCAACAGAGCAAGCCCAATAA
- a CDS encoding HTH-type transcriptional regulator Hpr, with protein MTNHSYSMKEALIFSQRMAQLSKALWKAVEKDWQNWIKPYDLNINEHHILWIAYHLNGASISDVARFGVMHVSTAFNFSKKLEERGFLQFSKKENDKRNTYVQITEKGEQTLLALMESYDPRNNSVFKSTAPLRDLFGKFPDLMEVMAIIKNIYGSDFMDILEKSIHNIDQDFDEVDGTLVQTAAKKTPTN; from the coding sequence ATGACAAATCATTCATATTCAATGAAAGAAGCGCTTATATTCAGCCAGAGGATGGCTCAATTAAGCAAAGCCTTGTGGAAAGCCGTCGAGAAAGATTGGCAAAATTGGATTAAACCTTATGATTTAAATATTAATGAGCACCATATCTTATGGATCGCCTATCACTTAAACGGCGCTTCCATTTCAGATGTAGCCAGATTTGGCGTCATGCACGTATCCACCGCTTTTAATTTTTCAAAAAAATTAGAAGAAAGAGGATTTTTGCAGTTCTCTAAAAAGGAAAACGATAAGCGCAACACGTATGTGCAAATCACGGAAAAAGGGGAGCAAACGCTTCTTGCTCTCATGGAAAGCTATGACCCTCGCAATAACTCTGTATTTAAAAGCACGGCGCCGTTAAGAGATTTATTTGGAAAGTTCCCTGATTTAATGGAAGTCATGGCCATCATCAAAAATATTTACGGCAGCGACTTTATGGACATTCTTGAAAAATCCATCCATAACATTGATCAAGACTTTGATGAAGTCGACGGTACACTCGTCCAAACAGCAGCCAAGAAAACCCCGACAAACTAA
- a CDS encoding YtxH domain-containing protein gives MNKKTLLAGLITGTAIGAAAALLNAPMSGRETREKLHAAGAFAKSSGEEIKNDVTQIKTAVKNLTAVSKEQLGDIPAGLKVSAALWRESAEPHLHNLQKEMTELQSTVKELQTALPAPGKKSEPK, from the coding sequence ATGAATAAGAAAACATTATTAGCAGGACTTATAACTGGCACAGCCATCGGAGCTGCTGCTGCACTGCTGAACGCGCCAATGTCCGGTCGGGAAACTCGGGAAAAGCTCCATGCTGCCGGGGCTTTTGCTAAAAGTTCAGGCGAAGAAATTAAGAATGATGTCACACAAATAAAAACTGCTGTGAAGAATTTAACAGCGGTGAGCAAAGAACAATTAGGCGATATTCCAGCTGGTCTTAAGGTCAGTGCGGCACTATGGAGAGAAAGCGCCGAGCCCCACTTGCATAATTTGCAAAAGGAAATGACGGAGCTGCAATCCACCGTGAAGGAATTGCAAACCGCTCTGCCTGCTCCCGGCAAAAAAAGCGAGCCTAAATAA